The Arachis hypogaea cultivar Tifrunner chromosome 14, arahy.Tifrunner.gnm2.J5K5, whole genome shotgun sequence genome has a segment encoding these proteins:
- the LOC112744151 gene encoding ATP-dependent helicase BRM isoform X3 — protein sequence MPQQPQKFVDLGQQSSSQGQVADRQMLNYQQAYLQYALQAQQKSALAMQSQKQSKMGIPGPSSVNDQDMHTGNLKIQDLMSMQAVNQSQASSSRNSSEHFAHGEKQMEQGQQLALDQKSEGKPSSQGPATGHLMPGNSMRPPVQAPPMQQSMLNMLKDPLPFTKTAQYQAMQAWARNLSDPSRCLKMAQLIPQMQSRTVPQPKANDTNVGTQSLPVSVSNPQASSPTVASENTTHTNSSNDASAQSSSAKAKQTGLSNHFGPPINASIAGNSSEVALAQFNLHGRDSQGSLRQSAVKNGMSSMHPQHSSASLNLGADHPLNAKTSSSSSEPVQMQHIRQSNQSVVQDGGLSNEGGSINHSKYQGAPSQMPQQRTAFTKQQLHVLKAQILAFRRLKKGEGTLPQELLRAISPPPLDSQVQQPVTSAGGQNQDQSEVTVAEQPKQMESIAKDSQSISSINAKGSSKQEVFARDEKSTTTIHVQAMPLVIKEPAGKEEQQSVGCSAMSDQEGEHGIRQIPVRNESVLDRGKAIAAQASVSEQLQNNKTEQASTVPQPKDVGLTRKYHGPLFDFPFFTRKHDSFGSSMMLNHNNLSLAYDVKELLYDEGVQVLNKKRTENLKKIEGLLAVNLDRKRIRPDLVLKLQIEEKKLRLLDLQARLRDEIDQHQKEIMAMPDRPYRKFVKLCERQRMELARQVQASQKALREKQLKSIFNWRKKLLEAHWGIRDARTARNRGVAKYHEKMLREFAKRKDDDRSKRMEALKNNDVDRYREMLLEQQISIPGDAAERYAVLSTFLTQTEEYLHKLGSKITAAKSQQEVEEAAKAAAAAARLQGLSEEEVRVAATCAGEEVMIRNQFIEMNTPRDSSSVNKYYSLAHAVSERVVRQPSMLRAGTLRDYQMVGLQWMLSLYNNKLNGILADEMGLGKTVQVMALIAYLMEFKGNYGPHLIIVPNAVLVNWKSELHTWLPSVSCIFYVGTKDTRSKLFSQEVMAMKFNVLVTTYEFIMYDRSKLSKVDWKYIVIDEAQRMKDRDSVLARDLDRYRCQRRLLLTGTPLQNDLKELWSLLNLLLPEVFDNKKAFHDWFSKPFQKEGPNQNAEDDWLETEKKVIIIHRLHQILEPFMLRRRVEDVEGSLPPKVSIVLRCKMSAVQSAIYDWVKSTGTLRVDPEDERRKVLKNPLYQAKPYKTLNNRCMELRKTCNHPMLNYPFFDEFMDRDFIVQSCGKLWILDRILIKLQRTGHRVLLFSTMTKLLDILEDYLQWRRLVYRRIDGTTSLEDRESAIMDFNRPDSDCFIFLLSIRAAGRGLNLQSADTVVIYDPDPNPKNEEQAVARAHRIGQKREVKVIYMEAVVDKISSHQKENELRSGGLVDMEDELAGKDRYMGSIESLIRNNIQQYKIDMADEVINAGRFDQRTTHEERRSTLETLLHDEERYQETVHNVPSLQEVNRMIARSEEEVELFDQMDEELDWSEEMTRHDEVPKWLRTSTREVNAAIAALSKRPSKNILFGGSMGMESSELGSEKRRGRPKGKKHPNYKELEDDDIIECSEESSEERNGYSAHEGEIGKFEDEVHSGGDGANPMEKDQVEHGPPFNAGYELPQSLENAKNHTVEEAGTRGSSLDSQILTHTVTPSVYSRKFGSLSALDAKPSSISKRVDELEEGEIAISGGSHMDHQQCRSWIHDRDEGEDEQVLQQPKIKRKRSLRVRHRPVIERPEDKSGIEMVPLQRGESSLIADNKYEGQTRTDRESKSFVDNNASKHDKDESSLENKKNLPSRKAANSFKLHGSPKSNRMICLSAPSEDGGEHPKESWEGKPINSAGSSAHGSKMTEIIQRRCKNVISKFQRRIDKEGQQIVPLLSDLWKRMENSGYTGGSGNSLLDLRKIEQQIDALEYNGVMELVFDVQFMLRSAMQFYGYSYEVRTEARKVHDLFFDILKIAFPDTDFAEAKGSLSFSGQIDSNAITSPRQGNVCPSKRQRTINDVETDQCPEQKAPNRGSGSNGEKARNKGHPLQKELRPGSGSGSAREQYQQNNSSALVHPGDLVVCKKKRNDREKLLAKPRTTSAGPVSPPSMGKNRSPGSGSTPKDARVFQHTSNVQGRFSQPYQLSNGSGGLVGWANPVKRLRTDCGKRRPSHT from the exons ATGCCTCAGCAGCCTCAAAAATTTGTTGATTTAGGTCAGCAGAGCTCCAGCCAGGGACAAGTTGCTGACCGGCAAATGCTCAATTACCAACAAGCATACCTTCAATATGCTCTGCAGGCTCAACAAAAATCTGCTTTGGCAATGCAGTCACAGAAACAATCTAAAATGGGGATCCCAGGCCCTTCATCTGTGAATGATCAGGACATGCATACTGGAAATCTGAAAATACAGGACCTTATGTCTATGCAAGCTGTTAATCAATCCCAAGCATCGTCCTCTAGGAATTCATCTGAACATTTTGCTCATGGGGAAAAGCAGATGGAGCAAGGACAGCAGCTAGCACTTGATCAGAAGAGTGAAGGAAAGCCTTCATCCCAAGGACCAGCCACTGGACACTTAATGCCGGGAAATAGTATGAGGCCACCTGTGCAAGCACCACCAATGCAGCAGAGCATGCTAAATATGTTGAAGGATCCATTACCATTTACTAAGACTGCTCAATATCAGGCTATGCAGGCATGGGCAAGAAATTTATCTGATCCTTCAAGATGTCTTAAGATGGCTCAGCTCATTCCGCAGATGCAATCAAGAACAGTTCCACAACCAAAGGCAAATGATACTAATGTTGGTACTCAGTCATTACCAGTCAGTGTTTCAAACCCACAGGCTAGTTCTCCAACAGTTGCAAGTGAGAACACAACACATACTAATTCATCTAATGATGCTTCTGCACAATCAAGTTCTGCTAAAGCAAAGCAGACAGGTCTATCTAACCATTTTGGCCCACCAATTAATGCCAGTATTGCTGGAAATTCCAGTGAAGTTGCATTGGCACAATTCAATCTTCATGGCAGAGACTCGCAAGGTTCTTTGAGGCAATCAGCAGTTAAAAATGGAATGTCTTCTATGCATCCGCAGCATTCTTCTGCAAGCTTAAACCTAGGTGCAGATCATCCTTTGAATGCAAAAACTTCATCATCTAGTTCAGAACCTGTGCAGATGCAGCACATCAGGCAATCAAATCAATCTGTTGTTCAGGATGGAGGTCTGTCAAACGAAGGGGGTTctataaatcattcaaaatatCAAGGGGCACCATCTCAGATGCCTCAACAAAGAACTGCATTTACGAAACAACAGCTTCATGTTCTTAAAGCTCAGATACTTGCATTTAGACGACTGAAG AAAGGAGAAGGAACTCTTCCCCAAGAACTTCTTCGGGCCATCAGTCCACCACCTCTTGATTCACAAGTGCAGCAACCGGTTACTTCTGCAGGAGGGCAAAATCAAGACCAATCAGAAGTAACTGTGGCAGAACAGCCAAAGCAGATGGAGTCCATTGCCAAGGACTCACAATCTATCTCATCTATTAATGCAAAGGGTTCTTCAAAGCAGGAAGTCTTTGCTAGAGATGAGAAATCCACAACAACAATACATGTGCAAGCTATGCCTTTGGTGATAAAAGAACCTGCTGGAAAGGAAGAGCAACAATCTGTTGGTTGCTCTGCTATGTCGGACCAGGAAGGTGAACATGGAATTAGACAAATACCTGTTAGAAATGAGTCGGTGTTAGATAGGGGAAAGGCTATTGCAGCCCAAGCTTCTGTTTCTGAACAATTGCAAAATAATAAAACTGAACAAGCAAGCACTGTTCCGCAGCCAAAGGATGTGGGCCTCACCAGAAAATATCATGGACCACTATTTGATTTTCCTTTCTTCACCAGGAAACACGATTCCTTTGGTTCATCAATGATGCTAAACCATAATAATTTGTCACTGGCATATGATGTGAAAGAGCTTCTTTATGATGAAGGTGTGCAAGTCCTTAACAAGAAAAGGACAGAAAATTTAAAGAAGATTGAGGGTTTACTGGCAGTTAACTTAGATAGGAAAAGAATTAGGCCAGATCTTGTGTTGAAGTTGCAAATTGAAGAAAAAAAGCTTCGCCTTTTAGATCTACAGGCACGTTTAAGGGATGAGATTGATCAACATCAAAAAGAGATAATGGCAATGCCAGATAGGCCATATAGGAAATTTGTTAAGTTGTGCGAACGTCAGCGTATGGAACTTGCTAGACAAGTACAGGCATCACAGAAAGCTTTAAGGGAGAAGCAACTGAAATCTATATTCAATTGGCGCAAGAAGCTTCTTGAAGCACACTGGGGCATTCGTGACGCACGGACTGCTCGCAACCGGGGGGTGGCCAAGTATCACGAGAAGATGTTGAGAGAATTCGCGAAACGTAAGGATGATGACAGGAGCAAAAGGATGGAAGCCTTAAAAAACAATGATGTTGATAGGTACAGGGAGATGTTGCTGGAGCAGCAGATTAGTATCCCGGGTGATGCTGCAGAGAGATATGCTGTTCTTTCAACTTTCTTAACCCAGACTGAAGAATATCTACATAAATTAGGAAGTAAGATAACAGCTGCTAAGAGCCAACAGGAAGTGGAGGAGGCAGCAAAAGCTGCTGCAGCTGCTGCACGATTGCAG GGTCTTTCTGAAGAAGAAGTCAGAGTCGCAGCAACTTGTGCTGGAGAGGAAGTGATGATTAGAAATCAGTTTATAGAGATGAATACTCCTAGAGACAGTTCATCTGTCAACAA GTATTACAGCCTTGCTCATGCTGTGAGTGAAAGGGTTGTAAGACAACCATCCATGTTACGAGCTGGAACATTGAGAGACTATCAAATG GTTGGTTTGCAATGGATGCTTTCTTTGtataacaacaaattaaatggAATATTGGCAGATGAGATGGGTCTTGGTAAAACCGTTCAG GTCATGGCATTAATTGCGTACTTGATGGAATTTAAAGGGAACTATGGCCCACATCTTATAATAGTGCCAAATGCTGTTTTGGTTAACTGGAAG AGTGAGTTGCATACTTGGTTACCATCCGTGTCATGCATTTTTTATGTTGGAACAAAGGatacaagatcaaaattattttCTCAA GAGGTTATGGCTATGAAATTTAATGTCCTTGTGACTACTTATGAGTTCATCATGTATGACCGGTCAAAGCTTTCAAAAGTTGATTGGAAGTATATCGTAATTGATGAAGCACAGAGAATGAAGGATAGGGATTCAGTTCTAGCACGCGATCTTGACAGATACCGTTGTCAACGACGCTTGCTTCTGACAGGAACACCTTTGCAG AATGATTTGAAGGAACTCTGGTCACTTTTAAATTTACTTCTTCCAGAGGTTTTTGACAATAAGAAAGCCTTCCATGATTGGTTTTCAAAACCATTTCAAAAGGAAGGTCCAAATCAAAATGCAGAGGATGATTGGcttgaaacagaaaagaaagtCATCATTATCCATCGACTCCATCAGATTCTTGAGCCTTTCATGCTTAGGCGTCGCGTTGAAGATGTTGAAGGCTCTCTACCACCAAAG GTCTCCATAGTTTTACGATGTAAAATGTCAGCTGTCCAGAGTGCCATTTATGACTGGGTTAAATCCACTGGCACCCTTCGTGTTGATCCTGAGGATGAGAGAAGAAAGGTTTTGAAGAATCCACTCTACCAGGCAAAGCCTTATAAAACTTTAAATAACAGATGCATGGAGCTACGCAAAACCTGCAATCATCCAATGCTTAATTACCCATTTTTTGATGAATTTATGGATAGAGACTTTATTGTACAATCTTGTGGGAAGTTGTGGATTTTGGATAGGATCCTTATCAAACTTCAAAGAACTGGACATCGAGTTTTGCTGTTTAGTACCATGACAAAGCTCCTAGACATCTTGGAAGACTATCTGCAATGGCGGAGACTAGTTTACAGGAGAATTGATGGGACAACAAGTTTGGAAGACCGAGAATCAGCAATAATGGACTTCAATAGGCCTGATTCAGACTGTTTCATCTTCTTGCTTAGCATTAGAGCTGCTGGGAGAGGCCTTAATCTTCAGTCTGCTGACACAGTTGTCATTTACGATCCTGATCCAAATCCTAAAAATGAGGAGCAGGCTGTGGCCAGAGCTCATCGGATTGGACAAAAAAGGGAAGTCAAGGTTATCTACATGGAGGCTGTTGTTGACAAGATCTCTAGCCATCAGAAAGAGAACGAATTGAGAAGTGGAGGCCTTGTTGATATGGAGGATGAACTTGCTGGTAAGGATCGATATATGGGATCTATTGAGAGCCTCATAAGGAACAAtattcaacaatataagataGACATGGCTGACGAGGTCATTAATGCTGGACGTTTTGATCAAAGAACAACACATGAAGAAAGACGTTCAACTTTGGAGACTTTATTACATGACGAGGAAAGATATCAAGAAACTGTTCATAATGTTCCGTCACTACAGGAGGTTAATCGCATGATTGCTAGAAGTGAAGAGGAAGTTGAACTGTTTGATCAAATGGACGAAGAACTGGATTGGAGTGAAGAGATGACACGGCATGATGAGGTGCCTAAATGGCTTCGAACCAGCACAAGAGAAGTGAATGCTGCTATTGCTGCTTTATCTAAAAGACCATCAAAGAACATTTTATTTGGTGGTAGTATGGGCATGGAATCTAGTGAATTGGGTTCTGAAAAGAGAAGAGGACGACCCAAGGGAAAAAAGCATCCTAATTATAAAGAGTTGGAGGATGATGATATAATTGAGTGCTCTGAAGAAAGCTCTGAGGAAAGAAATGGATATTCTGCACATGAAGGGGAGATAGGAAAATTTGAAGATGAAGTACATAGTGGGGGTGATGGAGCTAATCCCATGGAAAAAGATCAAGTCGAACATGGTCCACCTTTTAATGCTGGATATGAACTTCCTCAGTCtttagaaaatgctaaaaatcacACAGTTGAAGAAGCTGGTACGAGAGGATCATCATTAGATAGTCAAATATTGACACATACAGTGACACCATCAGTTTACTCACGGAAATTTGGTTCCCTCTCTGCATTAGATGCCAAGCCAAGTTCCATTTCAAAAAGG GTAGATGAGTTAGAAGAAGGGGAAATTGCAATATCTGGTGGTTCTCACATGGATCATCAACAATGTAGAAGTTGGATTCATGATCGTGATGAAGGTGAGGATGAACAAGTTCTGCAGCAACCCAAGATCAAACGCAAACGTAGTCTACGTGTTCGACACCGTCCTGTCATCGAAAGGCCTGAGGACAAATCTGGCATTGAGATGGTTCCTCTTCAACGTGGAGAATCATCTCTTATTGCAGACAATAAATATGAAGGTCAAACAAGGACTGACCGAGAATCAAAATCATTTGTTGACAACAATGCCAGCAAGCATGATAAGGATGAATCTTCAttggaaaataagaaaaatttaccTTCAAGGAAAGCAGCTAATTCATTCAAATTACATGGCTCACCTAAGTCTAATCGTATGATCTGTTTGTCTGCTCCTTCAGAGGATGGTGGCGAACACCCTAAAGAAAGTTGGGAAGGAAAGCCTATCAACTCAGCTGGATCTTCAGCTCATGGCTCTAAGATGACCGAAATTATTCAGAGAAGA TGCAAAAATGTAATTAGCAAATTCCAAAGGAGAATAGACAAGGAAGGCCAACAAATTGTACCTTTGCTATCAGATTTGTGGAAGAGGATGGAGAATTCTGGGTACACTGGCGGATCAGGGAACAGTTTGTTGGATCTACGAAAGATTGAGCAGCAGATTGATGCATTGGAGTATAATGGAGTAATGGAGCTTGTGTTTGATGTGCAGTTTATGTTGAGGAGTGCGATGCAATTTTATGGATACTCATATGAG GTAAGAACTGAAGCAAGGAAGGTTCATGATCTCTTTTTTGATATCTTGAAAATTGCATTTCCTGATACGGACTTTGCAGAAGCAAAAGGTTCCCTTTCTTTCTCCGGCCAAATTGATTCCAATGCCATAACATCCCCTAGGCAAGGAAATGTTTGCCCAAGCAAGAGGCAAAGGACAATAAATGATGTGGAAACCGATCAATGCCCTGAACAAAAGGCTCCGAACCGTGGTTCCGGGTCTAACGGCGAAAAAGCCAGGAACAAAGGCCATCCATTGCAGAAGGAATTGAGACCTGGAAGCGGTAGTGGTAGTGCCCGGGAGCAATATCAGCAGAATAATTCTTCTGCATTAGTTCATCCAGGTGATCTGGTTGTatgcaagaagaaaagaaatgacaGAGAAAAATTATTGGCGAAGCCTAGGACCACATCCGCCGGTCCTGTTTCACCGCCCAGTATGGGTAAGAATAGAAGTCCCGGGTCAGGTTCGACTCCTAAGGATGCGAGGGTGTTTCAACATACTTCAAATGTGCAAGGGCGGTTTAGCCAGCCATATCAGCTGTCAAATGGGTCTGGTGGGTTGGTTGGCTGGGCAAACCCGGTAAAGCGACTAAGAACAGATTGTGGGAAGAGGAGACCAAGCCAtacatag